The following DNA comes from Rhodopseudomonas boonkerdii.
GCGTGGTTGCTCTGGCCGCAGCCGGAGAACTGGACCGAGGAAGCCAAACTCTGCATCGGCGACAAATATGCGGGGTTCTGGGAAGCCAGCGGCCAGTATTCGTTCCGGATGGAATTCGAGAACAATTGCTACCGCAAGATCGCGTGTGGCCTCGATGTCATGGTCAGCAACGCCAGAGGCACGGTGAAGGACCACGGCACCGTCACCATTCCCGCCCGCGGCGAAATGCCGGGCGCGGCGGTCTACAGCCTGCCGACGACGTCATCCTCCGGCATGGCGCAGACGGCAAGAAACTGCCGGTTCGTGTGAGAGGTTTCTTCGAACCTTTGCCCACTGCCGTAGGGCGGATGAGCGCAGCGTAATCCGCCGGCCGATTGCGTGTGGCGAAGAGCGGCGGATGACGCCGCCCTACGGCCGTCCGACTACTCGATCCTGATCTTCGCTGCCTTGATCACATCGGCCCACAGCGCCTTCTCGTCGTTGATGCGCTTGCGCAGTTCGTCCGGCGTGGTCGGCGAGGGCGTGATGAGCTGCGCTTTCAGCTTCTCGATCACCGCCGGTTCGGTCAGCGTCTTGCGCACCTCCGCATTGATCGTGGCGACCATTTCCTTCGGCAGTCCGCCCGGGCCGACCAGCGCATTCCATGCATCGGACTGCACGTCCACGCCGCTTTCCTTCAGCGTCGGCACATCCGGCAGGAATGGCGAACGCTGCGCCGTCGTCACCGCGAGAATCTTCACCGCGCCGGTGGACAGTTGCGGAGTCACACCGATGGCGGGGAGGCACGCCACCTGCACATCGCCGCGGATCAGCGCGGTGGTGGCAGCGGGCGACGACGGGTAGGGGATGTGGACCATGTTCACCCCGGCCTTCTGCGCAATCGCCTCCATGCAGATCTGCGACAGCGTGCCGACACCGATCGAGCCGTAGGCAAGGCCCTTGCCCTCCGCCTTCGCCTTGGCGAGCAGCTCCGCCACCGAGTTCACACCGAGATTGCTCGGCACCGCGAGCGCGCTCGGCAATTGCGTGAGCAGCGTGATCGGCGCGATGTCGGTGTCGGGGTTGTAGGGCAGCTTGGCGAACAGCAGCGTGTTGATGGCGAGCGGGCCGCCCAGCGAGATGCCGATGGTCGTGCCGTCCGGGGCAGCCTTGGCGATGGCATCGGTGCCGATATTGCCGGAGGCGCCGGGCTTATTCTCCACCACGAAATGAGTGTCGGGATGCCGGGCCTGCAGGCTGTCGGCGAGCACGCGGCCGACGATGTCCGGGCTGGCGCCGGCGCCGAACGGCACGATGATGCGTACTGTTTTCGGCGGCCACACTGCCTGCGCGAAAGCCGCCTGCGGCACGGCGACGACAAGCAACGCGGCGAGCGCCATGCGTGCGCGGATGGAGATGGTGGCTTTTCGCAGCATTGCGCGTTTCCCCGGAAAAGTGATACCCGAACAGCGTCCTGACGCCGTGGCGAGCGGGACCATAATTGGAATTTCGGGGCGAGCAACCCATCCGGCACGCAACCGCCCTGCGAGAGGAAACAGGCCATGGGCCTCGTCACG
Coding sequences within:
- a CDS encoding Bug family tripartite tricarboxylate transporter substrate binding protein, yielding MLRKATISIRARMALAALLVVAVPQAAFAQAVWPPKTVRIIVPFGAGASPDIVGRVLADSLQARHPDTHFVVENKPGASGNIGTDAIAKAAPDGTTIGISLGGPLAINTLLFAKLPYNPDTDIAPITLLTQLPSALAVPSNLGVNSVAELLAKAKAEGKGLAYGSIGVGTLSQICMEAIAQKAGVNMVHIPYPSSPAATTALIRGDVQVACLPAIGVTPQLSTGAVKILAVTTAQRSPFLPDVPTLKESGVDVQSDAWNALVGPGGLPKEMVATINAEVRKTLTEPAVIEKLKAQLITPSPTTPDELRKRINDEKALWADVIKAAKIRIE